A window of Pirellulales bacterium contains these coding sequences:
- a CDS encoding terpene cyclase/mutase family protein, whose translation MADSSPSTASELTAELASLPTALPLPAGAEVARTPAPAPPLPLGDVAGSVAKPIAKLEELSLAAATGRGASPTEGDPDDDLPALPGGADLVREAPAWLASAVVHMLLMIILGLIAIGQPIVERFTLTLGPEQAGEDLLAGDLDMPMDFDAASLDDAGGFEPQPIAVAEAADLTSTLPVPTAALGAASAAATEPIQAALSGREAGMKEGLLKAYGGTAGTQLAVEEALRWLARNQQKTGLWHLDGPYADGTGPNNRDAATALALIAFQGNGHTPAGDSNDPYTRLTGKAWKALLARQDEQGNFFQEGSSHGRLYTQAMCTIALCELYGMTRDSIYREQAERAVNYCVKIQSSEGGWRYFPGEDSDLSVTGWFVIALQSARMAGLDVPPETFQRVSRFLDSVSHDGGAQYAYVRGQGKKLSMTAEGLLCRQYLGWTHDSAPLNRGVEVLTQNLPSWSPKQGLRDSYYWYYAAQACHHMEGEPWRKWNAVMRVVLPEHQVKEGRERGSWDPQGDEWGSRGGGRLLVTCLHTFMLEVYYRHLPIYQLKLLRSAG comes from the coding sequence ATGGCCGACTCATCGCCGTCGACGGCGTCGGAATTGACGGCGGAGCTCGCTTCGCTGCCGACGGCGTTGCCGTTGCCGGCCGGCGCCGAGGTCGCTCGCACGCCCGCCCCGGCGCCGCCGCTTCCGCTCGGCGATGTCGCGGGGTCAGTTGCGAAGCCAATAGCGAAGCTCGAGGAGCTTTCCCTGGCGGCCGCGACCGGACGGGGGGCTTCGCCGACCGAAGGCGATCCGGACGACGACTTGCCGGCGCTTCCCGGCGGGGCCGATTTGGTGCGCGAAGCGCCGGCGTGGCTTGCCAGCGCGGTCGTTCACATGTTGCTGATGATCATTCTGGGATTGATCGCCATCGGCCAGCCGATCGTCGAGCGGTTTACGCTGACCTTGGGGCCGGAGCAGGCGGGCGAGGATTTGCTGGCGGGCGATTTGGACATGCCGATGGACTTCGACGCGGCGTCGCTCGACGACGCGGGAGGCTTCGAGCCGCAACCGATCGCCGTGGCCGAGGCGGCCGATTTGACGTCGACCTTGCCCGTGCCGACCGCCGCGTTGGGAGCGGCCAGCGCCGCGGCGACCGAGCCGATCCAAGCGGCGCTCAGCGGGCGCGAGGCGGGGATGAAGGAGGGGCTGCTGAAGGCCTACGGCGGCACCGCGGGAACGCAATTGGCCGTCGAGGAGGCGTTGCGGTGGCTCGCCCGCAACCAGCAGAAGACGGGGCTGTGGCATCTCGACGGGCCGTACGCCGACGGGACCGGGCCGAACAATCGCGACGCGGCGACGGCGCTGGCGCTGATCGCCTTTCAAGGAAACGGCCACACGCCCGCGGGCGATTCCAACGACCCGTACACGCGCCTGACCGGCAAGGCGTGGAAGGCGCTGCTCGCGCGCCAGGACGAACAGGGGAACTTCTTCCAGGAGGGGAGCTCCCACGGGCGGTTGTACACGCAAGCGATGTGCACGATCGCGCTGTGCGAGTTGTACGGAATGACGCGCGACTCGATCTATCGCGAGCAGGCCGAGCGGGCCGTCAACTACTGCGTGAAGATCCAATCGTCCGAGGGGGGGTGGCGGTATTTCCCCGGCGAGGATTCCGACCTGTCGGTCACCGGGTGGTTCGTCATCGCTCTGCAAAGCGCGCGGATGGCGGGGCTCGACGTGCCGCCGGAAACGTTTCAGCGGGTGAGCCGGTTTCTTGATTCGGTGTCGCACGACGGCGGGGCCCAGTATGCGTACGTCCGCGGTCAGGGGAAGAAACTGAGCATGACGGCCGAGGGGCTGCTTTGCCGGCAGTACCTGGGGTGGACGCACGACAGCGCGCCGCTGAACCGCGGGGTCGAGGTGCTGACGCAGAACTTGCCGAGTTGGAGCCCCAAGCAGGGCCTGCGCGACAGCTACTACTGGTATTACGCCGCCCAGGCGTGCCACCACATGGAAGGGGAACCGTGGCGCAAGTGGAACGCCGTGATGCGCGTCGTGCTGCCCGAGCACCAGGTGAAGGAAGGTCGCGAGCGGGGGAGCTGGGACCCGCAAGGGGACGAGTGGGGCTCGCGCGGCGGGGGGCGGTTGCTGGTGACGTGTCTCCACACCTTCATGCTGGAGGTTTATTACCGGCACTTGCCGATCTATCAGCTTAAGTTGCTGCGCTCCGCGGGCTGA
- a CDS encoding site-specific integrase has product MPKLINRPPQYRLHKSTGQAVVSVHGKVIQLGPFGSRKSHARYQEEIANWRALRLKLEVEKAAEPEPEVCLKELQARRMRGYPVVIDELALAYLDFARGYYKKNGRVTREAEIIGDMLRVLVRHHSGEAAEEFGPVKLKELRESMIEEVDWCRKHINKQVSRLTRMFKWAVSNELIGPTVYQALATVPGLKRGRSEARETGPVLPVEDSVVDATLPHLPRIVADMVRVQRLTGARPGEICSLRPCDVDQSGEVWVYEPGEHKMEHHGTSRLVMIGPKAQKLLALYLDRHPMAPCFLGDETVWLSRRRGEEADMPLNADLIQRAHRFALGRGRLEPYNVNAYRIAIHRACEKAGHAKWSPNQLRHTAATEVRKKFGLEAAQVICGHQSADVTQIYAERDVALAKKVAHSVG; this is encoded by the coding sequence GTGCCCAAGCTCATCAACCGCCCGCCCCAGTACCGTCTTCACAAGAGCACCGGTCAAGCCGTCGTCTCGGTCCACGGCAAGGTCATTCAGCTCGGTCCGTTTGGCTCCCGAAAGAGCCACGCGAGATACCAAGAGGAGATCGCCAACTGGCGTGCCCTCCGACTGAAGCTAGAAGTCGAAAAGGCCGCCGAGCCGGAACCAGAAGTCTGTCTTAAAGAGCTGCAGGCTCGCCGGATGCGCGGCTACCCGGTGGTGATCGACGAGCTGGCCCTCGCCTACCTCGACTTCGCCCGCGGCTACTACAAGAAGAACGGCCGCGTGACCCGCGAGGCGGAGATCATCGGCGACATGCTCCGTGTCTTGGTTCGCCACCACAGCGGCGAGGCGGCCGAAGAGTTCGGGCCGGTGAAGCTCAAAGAACTTCGCGAGAGCATGATCGAAGAGGTCGATTGGTGCCGCAAGCACATCAACAAGCAGGTCTCGCGACTGACACGGATGTTCAAGTGGGCGGTCTCCAACGAACTGATCGGGCCAACCGTCTACCAGGCGCTTGCCACGGTTCCTGGTTTGAAGCGGGGACGCTCCGAAGCGCGAGAGACCGGGCCGGTGTTGCCGGTCGAGGACTCTGTGGTCGACGCCACGCTGCCCCATCTGCCGCGGATCGTCGCCGACATGGTGCGTGTCCAGCGGCTTACCGGCGCGAGGCCGGGTGAGATTTGCTCGCTGCGGCCATGCGACGTCGATCAGTCAGGCGAGGTGTGGGTCTATGAGCCGGGCGAGCACAAGATGGAGCACCACGGAACGAGCCGCTTGGTGATGATTGGTCCCAAAGCCCAGAAGTTGCTCGCTCTCTACCTTGATCGTCATCCTATGGCACCCTGCTTCCTCGGCGACGAGACGGTCTGGCTCTCCCGCCGCCGCGGCGAGGAGGCTGACATGCCGCTTAACGCCGACCTGATCCAGAGAGCCCACCGCTTCGCCCTCGGCCGCGGCAGGTTGGAGCCCTACAACGTCAACGCCTACCGCATCGCGATCCATCGAGCGTGCGAAAAGGCGGGCCATGCGAAGTGGTCGCCTAATCAGCTGCGGCACACGGCGGCGACGGAGGTGCGGAAAAAATTCGGGCTTGAAGCAGCCCAAGTAATCTGCGGACATCAGTCAGCCGACGTGACACAGATTTACGCGGAGCGGGATGTCGCTTTGGCGAAAAAGGTCGCCCACTCGGTTGGATAA